CGTTCCCCGACAGAAGCGTCATGAGAGGTTCTTCGCCAGGGGAAAGGGCATATTCCGTCATCACTTCTTCATGTGAGAGATTACCCAACAGACTGAATAGTTTGATTTTTTCTTCAGGAATATGGTCTGTGAGTAGCGGCAGCATTTCACTGACCGGGACAACACCGATGGTAATAATTGCCAATGTTTGTTTCATGCTTCGTTCCGCCCTTGTCCCATATCAGCCCCTCACTGCTGCGCTGGTACCTTTCCTGTGAATGATACTCTGCTGAAGGTCGATTAATAATTAACCACAAAGCGTAGCAGCATAATTGCAGAGTACCTGTCGCAATGTTCAACGAAACGTCAATGACATTAATACAACTTCACGATAATGAATTATTAACAAATGAGTTGAGTGAAAGATGTGATTAATCACCAGATCAATGAATTAACTTTAAAGATGAGGGGGCGATTATGGCATCCATGCCGGGATCTTACGTTTTTTGCGGATCTTCGTAGCGCAGTTTTGCATCCAGCGCTTCTTGTTCGGTCTCGTGTTCACTGATCAGCGTATCAGGATGGGGATGGTCAGCACGAAGTTGATACCAGGTCACAGTTTGGTCCGTGGCCCCTTTTTCAACAGCAACAATACGCGCTTCCCGAGGATATGGAGGATTGCTCGCCATCACACTTCCTTTGGAGATGAATGAGCATTAAGTATAGACAACAATCAGCAGGCCCGAGCCGTATTCAGTACCGCCAGAACCGCTTCTACGATTTCTGCCGGAGGACGAGTGGCATCGACAACATGGTGTGCAGCCTGGTTATAAAGCGCTTCACGTGCGGCGAGGACCTCGACGATTTCGTCCGTAATAGGTCTGCCCGTAAGCGTAGGGCGCTGGCCTTCTTCAGGGAAAGCTTCTAAACGGGATGCCAGGATTTGCGCCGGTGCTCGCAAATAGATAACCACTCCGTTCTCACGCATAAACTGACGATTACTGTCAGCCAGAACCATGCCACCACCCGTGGCAATAACCGTTCCTGGTGCCGTAACGCTTTGCAGCGCCATGGATTCACGACGGCGAAAACCTTCCCAGCCCTCTTGTGCCACGATATCAGCGACGCTCATTTTAGTGCTGGTTAAAAGGTAGTGGTCGGTATCAACAAAGTTACAGCCCAATG
The nucleotide sequence above comes from Buttiauxella selenatireducens. Encoded proteins:
- a CDS encoding YaiA family protein; this translates as MASNPPYPREARIVAVEKGATDQTVTWYQLRADHPHPDTLISEHETEQEALDAKLRYEDPQKT
- the aroL gene encoding shikimate kinase AroL, producing MTQPIYLVGARGCGKTTVGVALAQALGCNFVDTDHYLLTSTKMSVADIVAQEGWEGFRRRESMALQSVTAPGTVIATGGGMVLADSNRQFMRENGVVIYLRAPAQILASRLEAFPEEGQRPTLTGRPITDEIVEVLAAREALYNQAAHHVVDATRPPAEIVEAVLAVLNTARAC